The Gloeocapsa sp. PCC 73106 DNA segment AATTCCTCAGTCGGGAAATTGGCACCACCATAGAGAATAAAAACTGACCCGTCGCCATCAAAAGGACCAGGAGCACCAATTACTACATCGGAGACACCATCGCCATTAAAATCTCCTGCGCCACCAACAGAGTAACCGAATTGGTCACCTGCAATACCTTGGATTTTAATAAATCTATTATTATTGGAATTTACCACACTTAAATCAGCGGTTGTGGTTCCTCCAAAGATTACATAGGCGCTATCGGCATTACTTGCCCCAACGACAAAATCATTGAAACCATCCTGGTTGACATCGCCCCTTACACCTGCCGCTTCTTCACCAAGATCGCTATCAACCGGACCGATAATGCGATAACCGTTACGACCAAGGGCGTTGACGTTTAAATTGTTGGGTATGCCATTAGCATTACCAAAAATTACATAAGCTCTGTTATTTTCTTCTTCCCCAATTACAAAATCATCAATACCATCTCTGTTAATATCTCCTATGCTCGAGACGTCATAGGCGAAGGACGAAGAGCCAGAAACACCCTGTATTACGGTACCGTTAGTACCATCTATATTCGCTAGTTCAAATGGTGACGCGATCGTCATATTTACACATCCTTATTAGTAATAACAGTTGCAATAATAGCGTAGTTTCGCGTATATACAATTTACACTATCACAATTTTTCTTAAATTCAAGTTCTGGCACCAAAAATTTTAAAAAACTTCATGACCCGGTTAGAGTAATTGAAATTCCCACCCTCAAATCTAAAGAGTGGGAAGAGAAAAGGAATAAATACCTTTATGCAGTTACTACAAAGTTACTATTAGTAAGACCTAAGTTAGAACTCAAAGTAGCTAACTGAGTAGAAGTAGTACTATTGGACCAAAAGAACAAACCTCCTGTACCCGAGTTGTAGCTAAATCCAGGGGTAGTGCCCGGGGCAGTTGCACCTAGGTTGAAGTTAGCGCCGGTCACAGAGCCCACGCCAAAGCCAGCACCGGAAACCGCAATATCGTCTTGGGCTACACTGAAATCGGTAATGGTGTCAATTCCTTCTGTCGGGCCACTGTAGACAAAAAAGTCAGAACCAGCACCACCA contains these protein-coding regions:
- a CDS encoding integrin alpha is translated as MTIASPFELANIDGTNGTVIQGVSGSSSFAYDVSSIGDINRDGIDDFVIGEEENNRAYVIFGNANGIPNNLNVNALGRNGYRIIGPVDSDLGEEAAGVRGDVNQDGFNDFVVGASNADSAYVIFGGTTTADLSVVNSNNNRFIKIQGIAGDQFGYSVGGAGDFNGDGVSDVVIGAPGPFDGDGSVFILYGGANFPTEELDLNVANSLNVTNGLRIDNDVTTDGLPGFGLDVDSAGNFDGIGPNDIIVSDPGANSFEGNVFIISGDNNSTSETRNLSEFSFLRVDGVVPDFAGVSVSRTGNVGGSSNDDVIIGAP